In a single window of the Neodiprion virginianus isolate iyNeoVirg1 chromosome 1, iyNeoVirg1.1, whole genome shotgun sequence genome:
- the LOC124310520 gene encoding 26S proteasome non-ATPase regulatory subunit 14, which translates to MDRLLRLGGGMPGLNQGPPPSDAPVVDTAEQVYISSLALLKMLKHGRAGVPMEVMGLMLGEFVDDYTVRVIDVFAMPQTGTGVSVEAVDPVFQAKMLDMLKQTGRPEMVVGWYHSHPGFGCWLSGVDINTQQSFEALSERAVAVVIDPIQSVKGKVVIDAFRLINPNMMVLGQEPRQTTSNLGHLQKPSVQALIHGLNRHYYSISINYRKNELEQKMLLNLHKKSWMDGLTLAEYSEHGKLNEGIVSDMLELAKNYNKALEDEEKMTPEQLAIKNVGKQDPKRHLEEKVDTLMTTNIVQCLGAMLDTVVFK; encoded by the exons ATGGACCGTCTGTTACGGTTAGGAGGCGGTATGCCAGGTCTGAATCAAGGACCCCCACCATCGGATGCTCCTGTAGTAGATACTGCTGAGCAG GTATACATATCTTCACTGGCTTTACtcaaaatgttgaaacatGGACGCGCAGGTGTACCCATGGAAGTTATGGGATTAATGTTGGGTGAATTTGTAGACGACTATACAGTCCGAGTCATTGACGTGTTTGCCATGCCGCAAACAGGAACT GGCGTTAGCGTTGAGGCTGTTGATCCAGTATTCCAAGCCAAGATGTTGGATATGTTGAAACAGACTGGACGACCTGAGATGGTAGTTGGATGGTACCATTCGCACCCTGGTTTTGGCTGTTGGCTTTCAGGAGTTGATATTAATACTCAGCAGTCATTTGAAGCACTTAGTGAACGTGCTGTGGCTGTTGTCATCGATCCTATTCAATCTGTGAAAGGCAAGGTCGTTATTGATGCTTTTCGATTAATTAATCCCAATATGATG GTCTTGGGGCAAGAACCTCGCCAGACTACATCCAATTTGGGTCATCTGCAAAAGCCATCAGTGCAAGCGTTAATTCACGGATTAAATCGTCACTACTATAGCATTAGTATAAACTATCGTAAAAATGAACTGGAGCAGAAGATGCTCCTcaatttgcataaaaaatcATGGATGGATGGTCTCACGCTTGCTGAATACTCAGAACATGGAAAACTTAATGAAGGAATTGTTTCCGACATGTTGGAGTTAgccaaaaattataataag GCATtagaagacgaagaaaagaTGACACCAGAGCAACTGgcaataaaaaatgttggaaaacaAGATCCAAAACGGCATCTTGAAGAAAAAGTCGATACACTAATGACTACAAATATTGTGCAATGCCTCGGTGCTATGCTTGATACTGTGGTGTTCAAGTGA
- the LOC124310518 gene encoding H/ACA ribonucleoprotein complex subunit 4, with protein sequence MAETENEKRKDKKKSLGELQVAMKCQVEPSKAAVKLEYGNWPLLFKNFDKLLTRTKCFTPLTCGSTPLHRNLSEYIKSGCINLDKPSNPSSHEVVAWIKRILKVEKTGHSGTLDPKVTGCLIVCIDRATRLVKSQQSAGKQYIAVFKLHSAVENVLKVKQGLEKLRGALFQRPPLISAVKRQLRVRTVYDSVLLDYDEDRNMGVFKVDCEAGSYIRTMCVHLGLFLTTGCQMEELRRSRSGVQSEQDGMVTMHDILDAQWLYENHGDETYLRRVIKPLEALLVKHKRIILKDSAVNAICYGAKIMVPGVLLYDDGIELNEEIVIVTSKGEAIALAIALMTSPTMTACDHGVAAKIKRVIMERDAYPRKWGLGPKASIKKRMIKEGKLDKHGKPNEQTPSDWLTSYVDYSKTDANGVEDATNRKRKLDPSTSSIDASVAEETKDEETASPKEKKKHKKDKKKKKVTEETDATETETPANAATEETHVKKEKKKKKKKDKDQEAPASE encoded by the exons ATGGCAGAAACag aaaatgaaaaacgtaaagataaaaaaaagtcactcGGAGAACTGCAAGTGGCTATGAAATGCCAAGTCGAACCCTCCAAGGCAGCAGTTAAATTGGAGTACGGCAACTGGCCATTGTTGTTCAAA AACTTCGACAAATTATTGACCCGTACAAAATGTTTTACACCATTAACGTGCGGCTCAACACCTCTCCATCGTAATCTCTCTGAATACATTAAATCAGGTTGCATCAATTTGGATAAACCGTCAAATCCGTCTTCACATGAAGTTGTTGCTTGGATCAAGCGaattttgaaagttgaaaaaactggTCACTCTGGTACCTTAGATCCTAAAGTAACAGGATGTTTGATCGTATGTATAGACAGAGCGACTCGTTTAGTAAAGTCGCAACAATCTGCAGGAAAACAGTATATTGCAGTATTCAAATTACATTCTGCTGTTGAGAATGTTCTCAAG GTGAAACAAGGCTTAGAAAAATTGCGTGGAGCACTGTTCCAAAGACCTCCGTTAATATCAGCAGTTAAGCGTCAGTTGCGAGTCAGGACAGTGTATGATAGTGTTCTACTTGACTATGACGAGGATCGAAACATGGGAGTATTTAAAGTTGATTGTGAAGCAGGTTCTTACATCAGAACAATGTGCGTTCACTTAGGTCTCTTTCTAACTACTGGATGTCAAATGGAAGAGCTTCGTCGATCGAGGTCCGGTGTACAATCCGAACAAGACGGGATGGTGACAATGCATGATATTCTTGATGCTCAATGGTTATACGAGAACCACGGTGATGAGACTTATTTACGCAGAGTAATTAAACCTTTAGAAGCTCTTCTCGTGAAGCAcaaaagaattattttgaaGGATAGTGCA GTAAATGCTATATGCTATGGAGCAAAAATAATGGTACCTGGTGTTCTATTATACGATGATGGAATCGAGCTTAATGAAGAAATTGTAATTGTCACCAGCAAAGGAGAAGCTATTGCTCTTG CTATTGCACTTATGACGTCACCTACTATGACCGCTTGTGATCATGGTGTAGCTGCTAAGATAAAACGCGTGATTATGGAAAGGGATGCCTATCCCAGGAAGTGGGGACTGGGTCCTAAGGCCTCAATAAAAAAACGGATGATAAAGGAAGGCAAATTGGATAAGCATGGAAAACCAAATGAACAAACACCGTCTGACTGGCTCACAAGTTACGTGGATTATTCCAAG ACTGATGCCAACGGAGTCGAAGATGCCACTAATCGAAAACGAAAACTGGATCCTTCAACAAGTTCAATTGATGCATCGGTTGCTGAAGAAACCAAGGATGAAGAAACTGCGTcaccaaaagaaaaaaagaagcataaaaaagataagaaaaagaagaaagtaaCGGAAGAAACAGATGCTACTGAAACTGAAACTCCAGCAAACGCAGCTACTGAA GAAACACAtgtgaagaaagaaaagaagaagaaaaagaagaaggataAAGACCAAGAAGCGCCAGCCAGCGAATAA